GGCCGCAAGGCGCCTTTATGAATCGCACGGGTTTGTGTTGACCTGTGAGGAAGAGGGCAGCCAGTGGGGAAGCGTGGTGACTGAGCAGCAGTTTACGCGCAAGAGGCTCTGACTAAATCTTCTTGGCGAGTTGATATTATCGCTGAGTGCGCGCCGCATACGCTTAATTTAAATATGCGAAAAGAAGGTGAAAGGATTTGCCCAATTTATGGGGCGGCAATCGCCCCACTGCATCACTGCTGATTTGTCTCAGAGGCTAACCGTAGCTGGACTCCCGCCTTCTTTACCTCGTTAAAATGTTCACCCATTAACTTCACCTTCTTTTTGTACGTTTCCCGCTCTTCTTCCGTGGCAAAGGAAGGGTGTCTTTTCTGAGCCTCTAATTTGCCGTTGTGGGCTTTAACGTAGTTTGCAATGTCAATTTCTGCCGCTAGCGCTTTTTCACTGGCGGTGAATATCGCCATCATAAGGAGATGGGGGCGGGCGACGGTTTTCTCGAAAGACCGGTTATATAAGTCAAGAACCTCACCTGAAAGCGCAGGATCTGTCGGCATTTGGCTTGCTCGCTGGAAGGCCTGTTCTAGCCTGCCGATTCCGGACAGCAGCTCATCGTGCAGCTCAGCCAGCCTTTCCCGATTATCCAGTAGTTTTTGTGCGCTGCCTACATTCCACATTAGGTCAAAGTGCTGATTGAAGGGGAACATCAGCGGCGCTGCAATGGCATCATAGTCCGACAGCGTGCGATAGTGGTTGGCATAGGTGCCAAAAGCCGCCAACTGCTCATCGTCTAACTGCGTGGCCGTCATGGTAGGCATGATAAGAATATGAAGTTCCAGGTATTCGGCAAACGCGTCGCGCTGTTTGTTTTTTAAATCGCAGCCCCCGATGGACGACAGGAGAATGATAAAAAGCAGGGCGTAAAGAGATCTCAGGCTATTGCGTGGTGATGGAAACATCATTTCTCCTCTATCCGTGATGAAGCATGGGATTTGTACTGATTGATGAGAGAAATCACCCGCACTTTAACTCGGCCTTGGATTCCTCAAAGGAGGGAGAAGGCTAATGGCATTTTATGAAGTTCTGATGAATATAGTATCAAATTGTTATTATTTGAGTGTTCTACTCTTCCCACACTACCTCCCTCCATCCTCTAACGCTGTTAAAAAAAGCAATCCCCAGTGCCTGAGTAAACAGTTTACGAGGTATAACCGCTTCTTCAATTTTCCCCGTTTCCAGCAGCGCTTCCCGCTCGGTGCCGGGCAGCAGGCCGCAGGCGAGGGCGGGCGTGAGCCAGCGACCGTCGAGCAGCAGCGCGACGTTGCCGTTAACAAACTCGGTAATTTCATCGCGCTCGTTATACATCAGGTATTCGTTGTTCAGCGTGGCCTTGGGGTAATGATCTCGCAGAGTAGTCTTATGGTAAAGCAGCCGATTCTGGCTGTTAACCGGGAAAGGAGACCAGCGGGCGATAAGCGGTGACGTGAGCGGCTCGATGGCTTCGACACCCAGCTCAAGCCTGCCGTTGGCATCCAACAGTAGTCGAATTTTATGGTTGCCGTGAATGTGATAGGCGGTGAGCTCCCTCAGGGCGAGTTCGACTTCTGGTCGATGGAACGGAAAATTGAAATAGCGGGCGGAAGCCGCCAGCCGGTTTAGATGTCTATTCAATAGGAAATAGTCGCCATTTTTGAGCAACAGGCTTTCCAACAGCTGCTCCGGCTGTTGAATGCCTTTAAGCACGCGGGTTTTGTCCACGACTTCCTGATATTCGTTTTCCGCACTGGAATCCCAGGTGATGCCTCCTCCCACGCCGTAGCGGGCGACGCCAGCCTGTGCGTCGATAACCACGGTGCGGATTGGTACGCTAAACAGCGCTTCCCGCTGCGGCGTGATGTAGCCTATGGCGCCGCAGTAAACCTCTCGCGGCTGAGGCTCAAGCTCGGCGATAAGCTTCATGGTGCTGGCCTTGGGCGCTCCGGTGATTGAACCGCAGGGAAACAGGGCGCGAAATACCTCTGTTAGCCTAACGTCAGGTCGCGTTTTAGCGGTAACGGTGGAGGTCATCTGCCAGACGGTAGGGTATTGTTCAATGTCAAACAGGCTGGGAACTTCAACACTGCCGGGTTCGGCGATTTGGCTCAGATCGTTGCGCAGCAGATCGACGATCATCACGTTTTCTGCCCGATCTTTTTCGGAGCTGCGAAGCTTTTCCCTTTGAGCAAGATCGTCGTCAGAGTCTAGGCCTCTGGCGGCTGTGCCTTTCATTGGGCGAGTGGTAACAGTGTCTTCTTTCCAATGGAAGAACAGCTCGGGTGATGCGGACAAGATTTTGAAACGCCCGCAGTCCAGAAACGCGCAGTAGTCGGCGCGTTGAGCCTCTTTTAGCTGCGCGTAGAGCGCTAAAAGCGAGGCGTCGTCGAGGTTATTCTGGCGGCTTTCAAGGCGAATAGCGTAGTTGGTCTGATAGGTGTTGCCCGCCCAAATCTCTTGCTTAATGCGTTCAATGGCTGTGTGGTAGGTGTCGGCGTCGGTTAACGGTGTCCATTGTAGTGTGGGTACGCTAGTGGCCGTATCTGTGTCGATGTTTGTCTCTACGCTTGGGTAAATGCCAAACCACAGCAGAGGCATTTCTCCCTGCGGCGGCGTGCGGTAAAAAGGTTGGAAGGCCGGAGCGGCTTCATAGGCGATATAGCCCGCGGCATAGTTGCCCTCAGCTACCGTCTGTTCTACCTCTGCCAGGCACTTAGTAACCTCGTCAATATGACTGGTTTGAATAATGCGAATTGGGTGGCGAAACAGCCGAGTTTGTTGGTGAAAGTCAAAGCGCAGCGTCACGTCAGGCGACCTCTCGGGTATAGCGGGCTAGAAAGCTGTGGATCATCCGCTGGCCGCCGTCGGTCTGTATGGCTTCGGGATGAAACTGTACGCCCTCAACGGGCAGGCTGACGTGGCGAATCGCCATAACGATGCCGTCTGGCGTTTTGGCGGTTACGACTAGCGTATCGGGCAGAGAGCCGACGTCTACCGTTAGAGAATGGTATCGAGCAACGCGAAGCGGGTTTGGCAGGCCGCTAAACAGCGTCTGACCGTCGTGATCAATCAGTGCCGTTTTGCCGTGGGTTGGCTGAGGACAGGGAATGATTTTAGCCCCAAAGGCGCTGGCGATGGCCTGATGGCCGAGGCAGACGCCGAGAAGGGGAATGTGCCCGGCAAATCGTTCGATGACTGACATCGTGATCCCCGCTTCTTCTGGCCTGCCGGGGCCAGGGGACAGCACAATGGCTGAGGGAGCCAGCGTGGCAATATCGTCCAGCGACAGCGCGTCGTTTTTACTCACCTGTACCTGAACGCCGGACTGTCGCAGGTAATCGTACAGGTTATAGGTAAAAGAGTCGTAGTTGTCGAGAAGCAGGATCATGCTGAACTGGCCGCGTTACCGAAAGAGAGCGGACATTCTAGCGAATGTCTAATGAATGGAAAGTGGAAAATGCCCCGCCGATGAAGGCGGGGCAAGAGGGGAGAGAATTACATCATCTCTTTCACGGCTTTGGCGACACCGCTGCCGTAGTCAGGATGTACCTGCGTAAACAGATCAATCTGACGCTGGCGGATGTGCTCCGGCACGTGGATAAGCTCACCGGCAATGCGTTTGAACATGCGCTCGTGTTCTTGTGGGCTTAGTAGGTTAAACAGCGCTCTCGGCTGGCTAAAGTAGTCGGTGTCTTCCCGGTGGTTCCAGTGGTCGGCTGCGCCTTCCAGCGTTAGAGGTGGTTCTCTGAAGTCCGGTTGCTCTTTAAATACGCCGAAGCTGTTTGGCTCGTAGGTCGCGCCGTTGCCGCTGTTGCTGTCAACGCGCATAGCACCATCGCGGTGGTAGTTATGGAACGGGCAGCGCGGAGCGTTGACCGGGATTTGATGGTGGTTAACACCGAGGCGATAGCGATGCGCGTCGCCGTAGGAGAACAGTCGACCCTGTAGCATTTTGTCCGGCGAGAAGCCAATGCCGGGCACGACGTTAGCTGGGTTCATGGCGACCTGTTCGACTTCGGAGAAGTAGTTTTCCGGGTTGCGGTTCAGTTCAAGGACACCCACTTCAATCAGCGGGGCGTCTTTATGCAGCCAAACTTTGGTCAGGTCGAACGGGTTGTAAGGCAGCTTGCT
This DNA window, taken from Leminorella richardii, encodes the following:
- a CDS encoding DUF3053 family protein; amino-acid sequence: MFPSPRNSLRSLYALLFIILLSSIGGCDLKNKQRDAFAEYLELHILIMPTMTATQLDDEQLAAFGTYANHYRTLSDYDAIAAPLMFPFNQHFDLMWNVGSAQKLLDNRERLAELHDELLSGIGRLEQAFQRASQMPTDPALSGEVLDLYNRSFEKTVARPHLLMMAIFTASEKALAAEIDIANYVKAHNGKLEAQKRHPSFATEEERETYKKKVKLMGEHFNEVKKAGVQLRLASETNQQ
- the pabB gene encoding aminodeoxychorismate synthase component I yields the protein MTLRFDFHQQTRLFRHPIRIIQTSHIDEVTKCLAEVEQTVAEGNYAAGYIAYEAAPAFQPFYRTPPQGEMPLLWFGIYPSVETNIDTDTATSVPTLQWTPLTDADTYHTAIERIKQEIWAGNTYQTNYAIRLESRQNNLDDASLLALYAQLKEAQRADYCAFLDCGRFKILSASPELFFHWKEDTVTTRPMKGTAARGLDSDDDLAQREKLRSSEKDRAENVMIVDLLRNDLSQIAEPGSVEVPSLFDIEQYPTVWQMTSTVTAKTRPDVRLTEVFRALFPCGSITGAPKASTMKLIAELEPQPREVYCGAIGYITPQREALFSVPIRTVVIDAQAGVARYGVGGGITWDSSAENEYQEVVDKTRVLKGIQQPEQLLESLLLKNGDYFLLNRHLNRLAASARYFNFPFHRPEVELALRELTAYHIHGNHKIRLLLDANGRLELGVEAIEPLTSPLIARWSPFPVNSQNRLLYHKTTLRDHYPKATLNNEYLMYNERDEITEFVNGNVALLLDGRWLTPALACGLLPGTEREALLETGKIEEAVIPRKLFTQALGIAFFNSVRGWREVVWEE
- a CDS encoding anthranilate synthase component II, with the protein product MILLLDNYDSFTYNLYDYLRQSGVQVQVSKNDALSLDDIATLAPSAIVLSPGPGRPEEAGITMSVIERFAGHIPLLGVCLGHQAIASAFGAKIIPCPQPTHGKTALIDHDGQTLFSGLPNPLRVARYHSLTVDVGSLPDTLVVTAKTPDGIVMAIRHVSLPVEGVQFHPEAIQTDGGQRMIHSFLARYTREVA